A genomic region of Candidatus Binataceae bacterium contains the following coding sequences:
- a CDS encoding ABC transporter ATP-binding protein has translation MERPLQVRASDQGKPALLVSGLRKSFGARVAVDTVGFTIAAGEVYGLLGPNGAGKTTSISMIAGILARDAGKITIDGIDIDAGLEARALIGIVPQAITLYLDLTARENLDFWGRMYDLNGAPLHDAMVSALDAVGLTPRADDIVSTFSGGMQRRLNLACGILHRPKVLILDEPTVGVDPQSRSAIFDLVERLRDAGTAILYTTHYMEEAERLCARIGIIDSGRLIAEGTRDELVASLGHDTRIEIGLGRGDSVERAERIVGALEGVRSAIVENGHLHVVADDGARRLPAMLTALLDAGAVAESVRVVEPNLEDVFLRMTGRALRD, from the coding sequence ATGGAACGGCCGCTGCAAGTGAGGGCCTCGGATCAAGGCAAGCCCGCGTTGCTCGTGAGTGGGCTCCGCAAGAGCTTCGGAGCACGAGTCGCGGTCGATACTGTCGGATTCACCATCGCCGCCGGCGAAGTCTATGGTCTGCTCGGACCCAACGGTGCCGGCAAGACAACCTCGATCTCGATGATCGCCGGAATTCTCGCGCGTGACGCGGGCAAGATAACCATCGATGGCATCGATATCGACGCCGGTCTTGAGGCCCGCGCGCTTATCGGGATCGTGCCGCAGGCGATCACGCTCTACCTCGACCTCACTGCGCGCGAAAATCTCGACTTCTGGGGCCGGATGTATGATCTCAACGGCGCACCGCTGCACGATGCGATGGTAAGCGCACTCGACGCGGTCGGTCTCACGCCGCGCGCCGACGACATCGTCAGCACCTTTTCGGGCGGGATGCAGAGACGCTTGAATCTCGCGTGCGGTATTCTGCATCGGCCGAAGGTCCTCATCCTGGATGAACCGACAGTCGGCGTCGATCCACAAAGCCGCAGCGCGATCTTCGATTTGGTCGAGCGGCTGCGCGACGCGGGCACCGCGATTCTCTACACCACCCACTACATGGAGGAAGCGGAGCGTCTTTGCGCGCGGATTGGGATTATCGATTCGGGCCGGCTCATAGCCGAGGGCACTCGCGACGAACTGGTAGCGAGTCTGGGGCATGATACGCGCATCGAGATCGGACTGGGACGCGGCGATTCGGTCGAACGCGCGGAGCGCATCGTAGGCGCGCTCGAGGGCGTGCGGTCCGCGATCGTGGAGAACGGCCATCTTCACGTGGTGGCCGACGATGGCGCGCGCCGCTTGCCTGCGATGCTGACAGCGCTACTCGACGCCGGTGCCGTCGCCGAGAGTGTGCGCGTGGTTGAGCCGAATCTCGAAGACGTTTTCCTGCGGATGACGGGGCGCGCACTGCGCGACTGA
- the fdnG gene encoding formate dehydrogenase-N subunit alpha: MPGLGASFGRGAATTFQADLATSDCILIMGSNMAEAHPVGFRFALQARERGGTLIHVDPRFTRTSAMVNTFVSIRAGSDIAFLGGIINYIIEHDRWFKEYVLHFTNAATVLNEAFVDAEDAGGIFPGFDADARAYVKDHGSWNYSTTPGEMGAVERDPSLQHPRCVFQVMRRHYARYTPEMVSRLCGCAPGDLIRVAELLCRNSGRERTSAIVYALGWTQHTTGVQMIRAAGIIQLLLGNMGRPGGGIMAMRGHCSIQGSTDVPTLYNLLPGYLSLPDAVPENASLEKYIEHGRGFANARNNSAAGFWQEEAFLGYWANLSKFTISLLKAWYGDAATPANEFGYQYLPKIDGDYSELPMFFRMHQGKVKGLFLIGQNPAAGAPNAGLNRSALRSLDWLVVRDWFEHESANFWYADSSAPDSRQIKTEVFFLPAASITEKDGSFTNTERMLQWHEKAIDPPGDCRSDAFFMYDLGRRLKKLYADSNLERDLPIKNLTWDFGRDAPEILPNGAPSRLGDDVDAEKILKEMNGRDLREGRLLKGIAELKDNGSTACGVWIYSGVFPAEDQNRANSRDNTRTGILYPNWGFAWPSNRRTLYNRASADAQGRPWSERKKLIWWDADRRTWTGFDVPDFEIDKAPSYRPPAGARGMDAIPGDAPFIMHPDGLGWLFAPFGVRDGPLPTHYEPRESVVRNLLYTTQVIPTIREFPDELNRLAEEVDPEFPIVATTYRLTEHYLSGPMSRFNSWLNELQPEMFAELSPELAAEKGIENGGWVVISSRRGSIEARALVTARMKPLLVNGKTIYQLGLPIHWGYAGETVGAMANDLTSLILGVNVSMHEAKAFTVAVRPGRLTSMRAPRPIAANERPFGVEPIPDTASSAQPEGRQQWWGWWRSR, from the coding sequence GTGCCCGGTCTGGGCGCCTCCTTTGGACGCGGTGCGGCAACGACGTTCCAGGCTGACCTGGCGACGAGCGACTGCATATTGATCATGGGCTCGAACATGGCCGAGGCCCATCCCGTGGGATTTCGCTTTGCGCTCCAGGCGCGCGAGCGCGGCGGAACGCTGATTCATGTCGATCCGCGCTTCACGCGGACCTCGGCGATGGTGAATACTTTCGTTTCGATTCGCGCTGGCTCGGATATCGCGTTCCTGGGCGGAATCATCAACTACATCATCGAGCACGATCGATGGTTCAAGGAATACGTCCTGCACTTCACCAACGCGGCGACGGTACTGAACGAAGCGTTTGTCGATGCCGAAGATGCCGGCGGCATCTTTCCGGGCTTTGATGCCGACGCGCGCGCATACGTGAAAGATCACGGCTCATGGAACTACAGCACGACGCCCGGTGAGATGGGCGCGGTCGAGCGCGATCCCTCGCTGCAGCATCCGCGATGCGTGTTCCAGGTGATGCGGCGGCATTACGCGCGCTACACGCCCGAGATGGTGTCGCGGCTGTGCGGATGCGCCCCCGGCGATCTGATTCGAGTCGCGGAACTGCTGTGCCGCAATTCAGGACGCGAGCGGACTTCGGCAATCGTCTATGCGCTCGGATGGACGCAGCACACGACCGGCGTGCAGATGATTCGAGCGGCGGGAATTATCCAGCTCCTGCTCGGCAACATGGGCCGGCCCGGCGGCGGAATCATGGCGATGCGTGGGCATTGCAGTATCCAGGGCTCCACCGACGTGCCGACTCTCTACAACCTGCTGCCCGGCTACCTGTCGCTGCCCGACGCGGTGCCCGAGAATGCGTCGCTGGAAAAGTACATTGAACATGGCCGCGGCTTCGCCAATGCGCGCAATAACTCGGCGGCGGGCTTCTGGCAGGAAGAAGCGTTCCTCGGCTATTGGGCAAACCTCTCGAAGTTCACGATAAGCCTGCTCAAGGCCTGGTATGGCGATGCGGCAACGCCCGCCAACGAGTTCGGCTATCAGTACCTGCCCAAGATCGACGGCGATTATTCGGAGCTGCCGATGTTCTTCCGGATGCACCAGGGCAAAGTCAAAGGGCTCTTCCTCATCGGACAGAACCCGGCGGCCGGCGCGCCGAATGCGGGACTCAATCGCTCCGCGTTGCGCAGCCTCGATTGGCTGGTCGTGCGCGATTGGTTCGAGCACGAGAGCGCGAACTTCTGGTACGCCGATTCGAGCGCACCGGATTCGCGCCAGATCAAGACCGAAGTCTTTTTCCTTCCGGCGGCATCGATCACAGAGAAGGATGGCTCCTTCACCAACACCGAGCGGATGCTGCAATGGCATGAGAAAGCGATCGATCCACCGGGCGATTGCCGCTCCGACGCGTTCTTCATGTACGACCTCGGGAGGAGGCTCAAGAAGCTCTACGCGGACTCGAATCTCGAGCGCGACTTGCCGATCAAAAATCTTACCTGGGACTTCGGCCGTGACGCTCCGGAGATACTGCCGAATGGCGCGCCGAGCCGTCTCGGCGACGACGTTGACGCGGAAAAAATCCTCAAGGAGATGAACGGCCGCGACCTTCGCGAGGGTCGTCTGCTCAAGGGGATCGCGGAGCTCAAAGACAATGGCTCGACGGCCTGCGGCGTCTGGATCTATTCCGGGGTTTTTCCCGCTGAAGATCAGAACCGCGCGAACTCGCGCGACAACACCCGCACCGGCATCCTCTATCCCAATTGGGGATTCGCGTGGCCCTCAAACCGCCGCACTTTGTACAACCGCGCCTCGGCCGACGCGCAGGGACGTCCGTGGTCTGAGCGCAAAAAGCTCATCTGGTGGGACGCCGATCGGCGCACGTGGACCGGATTCGACGTTCCAGATTTCGAGATCGACAAGGCTCCCAGTTATCGTCCTCCAGCAGGCGCGCGCGGCATGGACGCGATTCCCGGTGACGCGCCGTTTATCATGCATCCCGACGGCCTTGGCTGGTTGTTCGCGCCGTTCGGCGTGCGCGACGGGCCGTTGCCGACGCACTACGAGCCGCGCGAGTCGGTCGTCAGGAATCTGCTCTACACGACACAGGTCATTCCGACGATTAGGGAGTTTCCCGACGAGCTGAATCGTCTGGCCGAGGAAGTCGATCCCGAATTTCCGATCGTCGCGACAACCTACCGGCTGACCGAGCATTATCTGAGCGGGCCGATGAGCCGCTTCAATAGCTGGCTCAATGAACTGCAGCCCGAGATGTTCGCCGAGCTCAGTCCCGAGCTGGCGGCCGAGAAGGGAATCGAAAACGGCGGATGGGTCGTGATCAGCTCGCGCCGCGGATCGATCGAAGCGCGCGCTCTCGTCACCGCTCGCATGAAGCCGCTGCTCGTGAACGGCAAGACGATCTACCAGTTAGGTCTGCCGATTCACTGGGGCTACGCGGGCGAGACCGTTGGCGCGATGGCGAACGATCTTACATCGCTGATACTCGGCGTGAACGTGAGCATGCACGAGGCGAAGGCATTCACAGTCGCGGTGCGGCCGGGGCGGCTCACGAGCATGCGCGCGCCGCGGCCGATCGCGGCGAATGAGCGTCCGTTCGGCGTCGAGCCGATTCCCGACACCGCTTCTTCCGCGCAACCCGAAGGCCGCCAGCAGTGGTGGGGATGGTGGCGATCGCGATAA
- a CDS encoding class I SAM-dependent methyltransferase has protein sequence MTAYSAQTPQLFAGTATYYSRFRPPYRDSMFTLLRETFQLDGRGRLLDLGCGPGALTIPLAPMFAEVVAMDPSDEMRAEGERVAAARALANIEWRGGSSEDLSAAPGPFRLVTMGNSFHWMNREKTLDALYPLVEDGGGVAIVAYGFPFPEDAPIEPWRNKVAEIVLKYAAPSHFRGYGIPVPVESRFESSVQRSQFKLARSWKERYEQTWTIDEMIGNLYSTSYCSPRLLGSNREAFERELRAAMREFSITGILTEPQEIWAVLAFKP, from the coding sequence ATGACAGCGTATTCGGCACAAACCCCGCAGCTCTTCGCTGGCACCGCGACGTACTACTCGCGGTTTCGCCCGCCCTATCGCGACTCGATGTTCACACTGCTGCGCGAGACGTTTCAGCTCGACGGACGCGGCCGATTGCTCGACCTCGGATGCGGCCCGGGCGCACTGACGATTCCGCTCGCGCCGATGTTCGCCGAAGTTGTTGCGATGGATCCGAGCGATGAGATGCGCGCGGAGGGCGAGAGAGTCGCCGCTGCGAGGGCTCTTGCGAATATCGAATGGCGTGGCGGGAGCTCCGAGGATCTGAGCGCCGCGCCCGGTCCCTTTCGTCTCGTGACGATGGGTAACTCGTTTCACTGGATGAATCGCGAGAAAACTCTCGACGCTCTTTATCCGCTGGTCGAGGATGGAGGCGGAGTTGCGATCGTCGCTTATGGATTTCCGTTCCCCGAGGACGCGCCCATCGAGCCATGGCGCAACAAGGTCGCGGAGATCGTTCTGAAGTACGCCGCGCCCTCGCACTTTCGGGGCTATGGCATCCCGGTGCCGGTCGAGTCACGTTTTGAATCGAGCGTGCAGCGCTCGCAATTCAAGCTGGCGCGGAGTTGGAAGGAACGTTACGAGCAGACCTGGACGATCGACGAAATGATCGGAAATCTCTACTCGACGTCCTATTGCAGCCCGCGCCTGCTCGGCTCCAATCGCGAAGCCTTCGAGCGCGAACTGCGCGCCGCGATGCGCGAGTTCTCAATCACAGGCATCCTGACCGAACCGCAGGAGATTTGGGCGGTGCTCGCCTTCAAGCCGTAA
- a CDS encoding ABC transporter permease, whose amino-acid sequence MQHALLICIKDLRQRLRDRTAILTAIVAPLALAALMGLALGGSQGGGNAGMRLCIADLDHTKLSAGFVDFVERPALGGLIRVEAVDSLSAAEKVIQEHQAQCAVVMSPGFGRAISSGNPPPAEILAARGEPFAMLGTRELFRDFIYRAAIPHDRAVPKVIPRSAGGQMRMVDFFAVSMTVLFLNFGVLFGVRALQAEVDSRTMVRLIASPTPPYAIVAGKFAALFLIGLIQMGTMIAATSLMFGTRWGNPLPTTALVFTSVLMAIGLTAFLMSLANNAEQGTSLATIVITLLSIVGGQFLPPQGLPDVFETLTRLTPNGQAFFGFLDLSAAGAHGTLLTITQPLAVTAIVGLSGIAFAGLKARGALRRMT is encoded by the coding sequence ATGCAACACGCGCTGCTGATTTGCATCAAGGACCTGCGCCAGCGGTTGCGCGATCGAACCGCGATCCTGACCGCGATCGTCGCGCCGCTCGCGCTGGCTGCTCTGATGGGTCTGGCCCTCGGCGGTTCGCAAGGCGGCGGCAACGCCGGGATGCGGTTGTGCATCGCGGATCTCGACCACACCAAGCTGTCAGCCGGGTTCGTTGATTTTGTCGAGCGGCCTGCGCTGGGCGGATTGATTCGGGTAGAAGCAGTGGATTCGCTTTCCGCGGCAGAAAAGGTGATCCAGGAGCATCAAGCGCAATGTGCGGTCGTAATGAGCCCTGGATTCGGCCGCGCGATCAGCAGCGGGAATCCCCCACCGGCCGAGATTCTCGCCGCGCGCGGCGAACCGTTCGCGATGCTGGGTACCCGCGAGCTCTTCCGTGATTTCATATACCGTGCGGCAATCCCGCACGATCGCGCAGTCCCCAAAGTGATTCCGCGTTCCGCGGGCGGACAGATGCGAATGGTCGATTTTTTTGCGGTGTCGATGACTGTGCTGTTTCTGAACTTCGGGGTGCTGTTTGGAGTCCGCGCGCTTCAGGCGGAGGTCGATTCGCGCACGATGGTGCGTCTCATCGCCTCGCCCACGCCACCCTACGCGATTGTCGCGGGGAAATTCGCCGCACTATTCCTCATCGGGCTGATTCAGATGGGAACTATGATCGCGGCGACCTCTTTGATGTTCGGCACGCGATGGGGAAACCCGCTGCCGACCACCGCGCTGGTGTTCACCAGTGTGCTGATGGCGATCGGATTGACGGCATTCCTGATGAGTCTCGCTAACAACGCCGAACAGGGAACTTCACTGGCGACCATAGTGATCACCCTGCTCTCGATTGTCGGCGGACAATTCCTGCCTCCGCAAGGTCTTCCGGACGTGTTCGAGACCCTGACTCGACTTACGCCAAATGGACAGGCGTTCTTCGGCTTCCTCGATTTGTCCGCCGCCGGCGCTCACGGAACCTTGCTAACGATCACGCAACCGCTGGCAGTGACGGCCATAGTTGGATTAAGCGGCATTGCGTTCGCGGGGCTGAAGGCTCGTGGCGCGCTCCGGAGGATGACCTGA
- a CDS encoding 4Fe-4S dicluster domain-containing protein codes for MLNLLLEILYPFRRPAEPAPRRPTGFFTDTTLCIGCKACEVACKQWNQIPSDGFNFTAQSYDNTIALSATTWRHVRFIEQFPTGAQPPQPSLDGDFDIESLLKQSQEGRWLMMSDVCKHCSASPCQMACPTAAIIHNEFNDVYIQGDICNGCGYCIAACPFGVITRSQFDGHAHKCTLCYDRQRDDFIPACAKACPTESIKFGHLDELREHAKIRLEEVKARGFKGARLYGAEPTDKYSELGAFFLLLDEPEKYGLPNDPDTPQRHMRGDYARAFAATLVWIAIVAVGVILHG; via the coding sequence ATGTTGAACCTCCTCCTGGAAATCCTCTATCCATTTCGGCGTCCGGCAGAACCTGCGCCGCGCCGTCCGACCGGATTCTTCACCGACACGACGCTATGTATCGGATGCAAAGCGTGCGAGGTCGCGTGCAAGCAGTGGAACCAGATTCCGTCTGACGGATTCAACTTCACCGCGCAGAGCTACGACAATACGATCGCACTCAGTGCGACGACCTGGCGTCATGTCCGGTTCATCGAGCAGTTCCCGACCGGCGCTCAGCCGCCGCAGCCGTCGCTCGACGGAGATTTCGATATCGAATCTCTCCTGAAGCAATCGCAGGAGGGCCGCTGGCTGATGATGAGCGACGTCTGCAAGCACTGCAGCGCATCGCCGTGTCAGATGGCCTGTCCGACCGCCGCGATTATCCACAACGAGTTCAACGACGTTTATATCCAGGGCGACATTTGCAACGGCTGCGGCTATTGCATCGCGGCCTGTCCGTTCGGCGTGATCACGCGCAGCCAGTTCGACGGCCACGCGCACAAGTGCACACTTTGTTACGATCGCCAGCGCGACGATTTCATTCCCGCCTGCGCGAAAGCGTGCCCCACCGAATCGATCAAGTTCGGCCATCTCGACGAGCTTCGCGAGCATGCCAAGATCCGCCTCGAAGAGGTGAAGGCGCGCGGGTTTAAGGGTGCGAGGCTTTACGGCGCCGAGCCCACCGACAAGTACTCGGAGCTGGGCGCTTTTTTCCTCCTTCTCGACGAACCGGAGAAATATGGTTTGCCGAACGATCCCGACACGCCGCAGCGTCATATGCGCGGCGACTATGCGCGCGCATTCGCCGCGACCCTGGTCTGGATCGCGATCGTCGCGGTCGGAGTGATTCTCCATGGCTGA
- the fdhD gene encoding formate dehydrogenase accessory sulfurtransferase FdhD, protein MGAGATAEDSLAVEEPLEIRLGGRRFTLTMRTPGHDEELAAGFLFAEGFINSIAELGEIRSVRDAKGAFEPNSIDVVLNVAADDLRERLRRNFAIASSCGICGRTSIESLTRRIATVDAPLRVHSDLILAMAPKARVAQEVFATTGGLHAAGLFDSEGELIVLREDIGRHNAVDKVVGYALRNLGAPLSSSMMLVSGRVSFDIVQKAAAAGIPILAAISAPSSLAVELAEETGVTLIGFLREASFNVYSRPERIAG, encoded by the coding sequence GTGGGCGCGGGCGCGACTGCGGAAGACTCGCTCGCCGTCGAAGAGCCGCTCGAGATTCGTCTCGGCGGCAGGCGCTTCACGCTCACGATGCGCACCCCGGGCCATGACGAAGAGTTGGCTGCGGGGTTTCTTTTTGCCGAGGGCTTTATCAATTCGATTGCGGAGCTCGGCGAGATTCGCAGCGTGCGCGATGCGAAGGGTGCCTTCGAGCCGAACTCGATCGATGTCGTGCTCAACGTTGCGGCCGACGATCTGCGCGAGCGGCTGCGGCGCAACTTCGCGATCGCCTCGAGTTGCGGAATATGCGGCCGCACCAGTATCGAGTCGCTGACGCGACGCATCGCGACCGTCGATGCGCCGCTTCGCGTCCACTCCGATCTGATCCTCGCGATGGCGCCGAAGGCGCGCGTGGCGCAGGAGGTCTTCGCGACGACGGGCGGTCTTCATGCCGCGGGTCTGTTCGATTCGGAGGGCGAGTTAATAGTGCTGCGCGAAGATATCGGCCGTCACAATGCCGTGGACAAAGTGGTCGGTTATGCGTTGCGAAACCTCGGAGCGCCGCTCTCGTCGAGCATGATGCTGGTGAGCGGGCGCGTGAGTTTCGATATCGTGCAGAAAGCCGCCGCAGCCGGCATTCCAATCCTGGCGGCGATTTCCGCGCCTTCGTCGCTTGCGGTCGAGCTCGCCGAAGAGACGGGAGTTACGCTGATTGGATTTCTGCGCGAGGCCAGCTTCAACGTCTATTCGCGTCCCGAGCGTATCGCGGGATGA
- a CDS encoding ABC transporter permease produces MRLSHSLNVIFGAAAVSGAGVRRNRGRLALLFLMPTLIMALVGFAMGGYTSASFEVGLLDRANTRESRALAAALVSNEHFQIRDYSDEQRLKIAVFRGRMNAGLVIPPGWHGDQNLDVYLSTANAGAGIMRAGINTELSRMASGGPPLDVPVRYPGGGHAGVPRLGFGYTAPANLVLFVMVTGFVSALTILQLRENGISRRLLAAPRRTWELVAMLAIAPAQQMIAQTVFMILAARFFFGIHWGNTLGLVLITAAVTSLGVAIVLLMGTVFRTQQQATALGPWIAVSLGMLGGCMWPLEVVPPFMKIVARLSPASWAMDAYLGLIFDHATLSEIAPDIAMVFAFAAIIATAGIVRLRPQLSR; encoded by the coding sequence ATGCGACTGTCGCATAGTCTGAACGTGATCTTCGGCGCGGCAGCCGTCAGCGGCGCGGGCGTCCGGCGCAACCGCGGCCGGCTTGCGCTGTTGTTCCTGATGCCAACACTGATAATGGCCCTTGTCGGTTTCGCAATGGGCGGTTACACCAGCGCGTCATTCGAGGTGGGTCTCCTCGATCGAGCGAACACGCGCGAGAGCCGGGCGCTCGCCGCGGCGCTGGTATCCAATGAGCACTTTCAGATTCGCGACTATAGCGATGAGCAGCGGCTTAAAATTGCGGTTTTCCGTGGCAGAATGAACGCTGGACTTGTGATTCCGCCCGGCTGGCATGGCGACCAGAACCTTGACGTGTACCTCTCGACTGCGAACGCCGGCGCCGGCATCATGCGAGCCGGCATCAACACGGAATTGAGCCGGATGGCGAGCGGCGGCCCACCGCTCGACGTTCCCGTTCGCTATCCCGGGGGCGGGCACGCCGGTGTTCCGCGCCTCGGATTCGGTTACACGGCGCCTGCGAACCTGGTGCTATTCGTTATGGTCACCGGGTTCGTTTCGGCCCTGACCATTCTCCAGCTTCGCGAAAACGGCATTTCGCGCCGGCTGCTGGCCGCGCCACGCCGGACCTGGGAACTGGTGGCGATGCTGGCGATCGCACCGGCGCAGCAGATGATCGCGCAGACCGTGTTCATGATTCTCGCCGCCCGGTTTTTCTTCGGTATTCATTGGGGCAATACCCTTGGGCTGGTGTTGATTACCGCAGCAGTCACATCGCTCGGCGTCGCGATCGTGCTCCTGATGGGCACGGTGTTTCGAACCCAGCAGCAAGCGACCGCGCTCGGTCCGTGGATCGCCGTGTCGCTCGGAATGCTGGGCGGATGCATGTGGCCGCTCGAAGTCGTCCCCCCGTTCATGAAGATCGTGGCGCGTCTCTCGCCCGCGTCATGGGCAATGGACGCGTACCTCGGCCTGATCTTCGATCACGCAACGCTTTCCGAAATAGCTCCGGACATCGCGATGGTGTTCGCGTTTGCCGCAATCATTGCAACGGCGGGCATCGTCCGCCTGCGGCCGCAGTTGTCGCGATAG